The Danio aesculapii chromosome 8, fDanAes4.1, whole genome shotgun sequence genome window below encodes:
- the ela2 gene encoding elastase 2 has product MMKLVILALFIAGAYGCGQPTYKPIDSRVVGGSDVRPNSWPWQASLQYQSGSSFYHTCGGTLIDKQWVLTAAHCISSRTYRVLLGKHNLPLSSESGSQAISPSRIIVHENWDSYNIRNDIALIKLSTPVTFTDKISPACLPDSGSILPHNSPCFVTGWGRLWTNGPIADILQQALLPIVDQATCTRSDWWGNLVTNLMVCAGGDGVVSSCNGDSGGPLNCQRRDGTWDVHGIVSFGSSLGCNYPKKPSVFTRVSGYISWINKVMTSY; this is encoded by the exons ATGATGAAACTTGTGATCTTGGCTCTGTTTATCGCTGGCG CCTACGGTTGTGGGCAGCCCACCTACAAACCCATCGACTCAAGAGTGGTGGGAGGAAGTGATGTCAGACCCAACAGCTGGCCATGGCAG GCATCTCTCCAGTACCAGAGCGGCTCAAGCTTTTACCACACTTGTGGTGGCACCTTGATCGACAAGCAGTGGGTCTTGACCGCTGCTCACTGCATtag CAGCCGAACTTACAGAGTCTTACTGGGCAAGCACAACCTGCCACTCAGCAGCGAGTCCGGCTCTCAGGCCATCTCTCCTTCCAGGATTATCGTTCATGAGAACTGGGACTCCTACAATATCCG CAATGACATCGCACTCATCAAGTTGTCAACTCCAGTGACTTTCACTGACAAGATTTCACCTGCTTGTCTGCCTGATTCCGGCAGCATCCTTCCTCACAACTCCCCCTGTTTTGTCACTGGCTGGGGACGCCTCTGGA ccaatggtcCCATTGCTGATATCCTGCAGCAGGCTCTGCTCCCTATTGTGGATCAAGCTACTTGCACTAGATCTGACTGGTGGGGCAATCTCGTGACCAACCTCATGGTGTGCGCTGGTGGAGATGGCGTTGTGTCCAGCTGCAAT GGTGATTCTGGTGGCCCTCTGAACTGCCAGAGACGTGATGGCACCTGGGATGTTCATGGCATTGTGAGTTTTGGCTCCAGCTTGGGCTGCAACTACCCCAAGAAACCCTCCGTCTTCACCCGTGTGTCTGGATACATTTCCTGGATCAACAAA GTGATGACCTCTTATTAA
- the ela2l gene encoding elastase 2 like: MMKFVVLAVLVVGAYSCGLPTFPPIVSRVVGGVDVRPNSWPWQISLQYKSGNNWYHTCGGSLIDKQWVLTAAHCISSSRTYRVFLGKHSLGQEENGSVAIGAGKIIVHEAWNSFTIRNDIALIKLETAVTISDTITPACLPEAGYVLPHNAPCYVTGWGRLYTNGPLADILQQALLPVVDHATCSKSDWWGSQVTTSMVCAGGDGVVAGCNGDSGGPLNCAGSDGAWEVHGIVSFGSGLSCNYNKKPTVFTRVSAYSDWISKNMASY, from the exons ATGATGAAGTTTGTGGTCTTGGCTGTTCTGGTTGTCGGAG CTTACAGTTGTGGGCTTCCCACTTTCCCTCCTATTGTGTCGAGGGTTGTGGGAGGTGTGGATGTGCGTCCTAACAGCTGGCCCTGGCAG ATCTCCCTCCAGTACAAAAGTGGAAACAACTGGTACCACACTTGCGGTGGAAGCCTTATTGACAAACAGTGGGTTTTGACTGCTGCTCACTGCATCAG CAGTAGCAGAACTTACAGAGTGTTTCTGGGAAAACATAGCCTGGGTCAGGAGGAGAACGGCTCTGTCGCCATCGGTGCTGGAAAGATCATAGTCCACGAGGCCTGGAACTCCTTCACAATCCG TAATGACATCGCCCTGATCAAACTGGAGACTGCTGTCACCATAAGTGACACCATCACACCTGCATGTCTTCCCGAAGCTGGCTATGTGCTGCCACATAATGCTCCCTGCTACGTCACTGGATGGGGTCGTCTCTACA CTAACGGACCCCTGGCTGATATCCTGCAGCAGGCTCTTCTGCCCGTGGTGGATCACGCCACCTGCTCCAAGTCTGACTGGTGGGGCTCTCAGGTCACCACAAGCATGGTGTGCGCTGGTGGAGATGGTGTTGTTGCTGGATGTAAT GGTGACTCTGGTGGTCCTCTGAACTGTGCTGGCAGTGACGGCGCCTGGGAGGTCCACGGTATCGTGAGCTTCGGTTCAGGTTTGAGCTGCAACTATAACAAGAAGCCCACCGTGTTCACCCGCGTGAGCGCCTACAGCGACTGGATCAGCAAG AACATGGCCAGCTATTAA